CGTTTTCACATATTCACTGCTCTTTAATGAAGGTGTTAAAATGTGTTTGCAGTGAGAATGTAGGACTTTTAGGCTTAACAAGAGTTGGAAGCCGTCGTGTTGTTCAAGTATCCGCAGGCTTCATGATTTTCTTCTCTACATTGGGTACAAAAACTTNTTCAACAGCTCAGTATCCTCATGTATTGTGGTTACATAGTGCATATCTCATTGTGCTTATAATGTGTCGTCAGGTTCAAGTTTCCATACCCTCTCCAATGGGGGCCTCCAACGTTTTCAGTAGGCCATTCGTTTGCTATGATGTCTGCAGTTCTTGTATCCATGGTCGAGGTAAAAGAATCAGCACATTGTTAGAGTCATTGCAAGTAACTTAAGTTTAATTGTGTTAGGGGGTCTGAGATGATTAAAATTTAATGGGTTGTGCAGTCTACTGGAGCTTACATGGCAGCTTCAAGGTTAGCCATAGCCACGCCACCTCCTGCTTATGTATTGAGTAGAGGCATTGGATGGCAGGTAGTGTGATATAAAAAGACACATATAAATGCATATCGCAGCCTCTAGATTTCTCCTATATCTTATCTGTTATGCAATGTTTCTTGTTAAAAATTCAGGGCATTGGTGTATTGCTTGATGGTCTATTCGGAACAGGCACAGGCTCTACTGTTCTAGTGTAAGTAAAGTAACTTCTTTGGAAGCTATCGTTTTCACATATTCACTGCTCTTTAATGAAGGTGTTAAAATGTGTTTGCAGTGAGAATGTAGGACTTTTAGGCTTAACAAGAGTTGGAAGCCGTCGTGTTGTTCAAGTATCCGCAGGCTTCATGATTTTCTTCTCTACATTGGGTACAAAAACTTACTCATACTTGTTGTAGGCTTTACCATTCATTCTATTGTATCGGATCCTACAGTTTAAaagctttgttgtttgttttgatcaGGCAAATTTGGAGCTGTGTTTGCATCGATACCAGTCCCAATATACGCAGCATTGCACTGTGTCCTCTTCGGCCTTGTTGGTAAAGACCATGACAAAACTGAATacacaacatcatcatctcactgaaagaaaacatttgtcatttgttttaatcttctatTGCAGCTGCGGTTGGTCTATCATTTCTTCAGTTCACAAACATGAACAGCATGAGAAACCTAATGATCACCGGTCTATCACTCTTTCTCGGAATCTCAATACCTCAGTTCTTCGTCAACTACTGGGACGCTAGACATTACGGGCTAGTTCACACAAACGCAGGATGGTTCAACGCCTTCTTAAACACAATATTCATGTCTCCAGCAACAGTTGGTCTAATCATAGCAGTGTTCATGGACAACACAATGGAAGTAGAGAGATCAAAGAAAGACAGAGGCATGCCTTGGTGGGTCAAGTTCAGAACATTCAGAGGAGATAACCGTAACGAAGAGTTCTACACTTTGCCTTTTAACCTCAACAGATTCTTCCCTCCTACATAGTAGTAGTAGTTCAAACATTGATTTCTgatagattctttttttttttttggtagtagtCTTTAATTTATGACCCTAGTTTgaagtaaaattcaaaattttattcctGATGTAGATTCAATAAGATCATTTACATTGCTCACATTTCTAGATTATTTTTCCTTTCCATTAGAATTATGTTCGTGTAAGCGACGAATTCATTATGAACGCCAGTGATTACGGttattaaacaaattaagcTCTGGTGAAGACAATCACAACAATTATGTTCCATCCATGTCTTTCATGTTCCAACCATGTCATAATTATTACAGTCATTAACATCATCCCATGTAACAGTTAATCTTGGCTAATGGTTTAAGCAATAATTTCAAAACATGATTTGAAGGAAATAGctaaaattgaaagttaaaacttGGAAAAATTGGGAAGCCTCAGTAAGCCAGCGTTTTTCACATCAAAGAGTAAAAAACTCAGACGGTAATTCCATATTTTAGCAATAATCATCATCGGTAATCTTCCCAATAATCAAAAAACTATCAAAAAATGGttttcaaaaaatctaaaatgtaATCGCCGAAATGGCTCCGTAGATCGTGTAATAATCGAGACCCACAGGTTCCTATCAGTAAGCGAAACACGTACATCTGTTTATGTCCAATGTAGCATCGAGGATCATAGCCACAAAGAGCTACCGTCGACGTGGCATCGGACAATTTtaataatcaagaaaaaaataaataaaaaagagagaacccTCAGCGAACCCTTGTCAAATCACCCACACAACGAACACAGAACGGTGGGAAGTACGGTGAAGACCCGGCCGAGGAGTCGGTACACGACCGTAAACGGATCCGGGTATGGGATCCGGATACGAGCCGGGTTAGACTGATCGGGGGATGGGAATTCACCGGATGCAATCCTCGTTCAGTCCGTTGTTGTGTAAAGTGTCATACGGCACTTCCTATCTATGGGATTGCTTCTTCATCGggaatttaaagaaaaacaaattcgtaaccaaaaaaaaaacattgagaaTCGAAAAAACTAGTAATGAACTGTGTAAAATTAGGTCGAATAAGCTACAAaaagtggatgatgatgatatgagagagagagaagagaatctgAATTTATATAGAGGGGTACGAGTCGGCTTAActttaaaaccctaatctcctTCTCGTAAACCCTAGCGTTTTGATTGAGTTAACATATGGCCCAGTAATAGCCCCGTTTGTATATGTGGGCCGGAAGATAAACTAAATCCAAAGGGCTTTCCGAAATgactttgatgatgatgttacttGTTAGTTTTTTCTCAAGGCCAAGTTTTTTACAAAAGCTCATTCTTTTCCATAAACTGGTTCTTAAACGAGCGTTCATCTCTTGTGCTTCTATACCAGAAATTCATTTCTGCATTACCTCCACTTATTCTCACTACTCCTTCTTTTAATAAAAGGACGAAATTACccttctaacaatttttaaagaatattaaacATTCTAGTCGTACATACCCGACttctagttgtaccagttgcacatcgcatagttgtaccatatatcGCCTAGTTGTACCAATTGCACCCTACTTGTACCAGTTGCACCTCGAatagttgtaccatatatcCCATAGTTGTACTAGTTgcaccctagttgtaccagttgtacCCCGTATAGTGAGATTCAAACCCTGGGCGCGCGCGCGTGCACATGGAGCTCGCAACCACTAAGCTACTGTGTTTTTCGTTGAACAACTACtgatttgattatatttaacctaaaacaatcttcattaagggtaatattGTCCTTTTACAATTGAGGgagttttgagaaattgttttgatagAAAGGGTGTTATGAGATTTTAGCCCTAATGAcgtaaaaaaaaatcccatgACTGGAGTAGCGCATTCTATTGGGTCAGCCACAACTTAAGAAACAAGCAAGATTGGTCTTCATGGTTGTGGACCTTTTAGTTCTCAcatagtttttcaaatttttttatttatacttattaaatattttgagaaagTTGGGACCTTTTAGTTCTCAcatagtttttcaaatttttttatttatacttattaaatattttgagaaagTTGGGATTCTCTTATATATAGAGAAGCTAGTTtttaagagttttgttttgCCGATTTCTTAATGAAATCCAAAATCTCACTTTGATGaatttttgaagttttcttCTAGGAGATGTACATTTTTCTTAAGTtccatttgtttttattttttcatttgcAAAGTCAAAATCTATAatctaaaacccacaaaattTGAGGATTATATGGATTAAGTCATGTGTAAATATTGCAATTCTGACAGTTAATAGAAAAACTATGAATCCTAGTTTGTGgactcaaaataaaaaatgtacatGTAGAaaatacagatttttttttagtctgatttttgaaaaattgattgCTTATAGTGGTTGAAATTGTTAACTTGttgacatttgttttttttttaagatttagaaATTCAATTTGATTTAGAAAAAGATTATAGAATTCAACTAGTAAATGATTGTTGTGGATCTTTTTGTATGTAGAAAGtcaaataattttgtaaaaaggtTACAATTTAtgaatagtaaacaaaaaatggtCCAATCCATTaatggttttgtatttttacattTGCTGCAACCATTCAAAGTTTTACCCAAagatttagagatatatatctattttctttgttctttgtaaaCTCACAATTCAGAATAAATTCTATAAGTTTCTTTCAGTATTCTCTTGATAACATTTTTGGACCCATCAATacatttattgaaaatatttttagtaacaaACGCCCATTGTCACAATTCGTCAAGTTCATATGATTCCCATATGTACAATATAAATCATGGTCCagtactttttgttttgtgtcaaTTGTCTGAAAATTCTTCATTTACCTTTAGCAAGAATGCTTCAAAGCTAATTTGACGTTTACAGTCATTCCTTACTCTTAAGTCTAAACTGTATTTCAACAATCacgaaaagagagagtttttttttttaagtatttataaataatgGTAGGGATTAAATGGACAtagtttttagcttttaaatAGGAAAATTATTCGTAACATGTCaagctcttttgttttttgaatcaGTTTTAGTCTCCTTACTACAGCAaggaatttttcttttctattagttaatatgcaaaacaaaacaaaaaaaacctattatttgaaaaattgttagaaatgctgctttcaatattatttattaaaaatattcttccttaaaatttaataaaaaatgcTTTAAAATATCCAAGATCTTTTCTAATAGGTGTGAACTTTATAAAAGCatacataaattataattatatggcgatccaaagaaaaaaataaaagctctCTCTCGACGATCCAAGTTCGTCTTAGCCGCCTGAAAAACTAGTTCTCCGTTTGCCTTCTCCGGTGACCGGCGCTCTTCGCCGTAACTGTGAGAGGGCCCCATGATGCTCTTCTGTTAGTTTGCTTGGCTTTCTTTTGTGTTGTCTTGGCTAGGTCTGGTgaattgatgatgttgttaGTATGCTCAACAAGTGAGATGGTCTTCACGGTGAGGTTTGCTCGGCGGTCTTTTGAGCGTTGTTCTTCTTCCCCCAGCAGCTTCAAAAGAAGTCTTCTTTGCCTTCGTTAGATCCAGTGTTGTCCTGATCTGAAAGGTGAAGCTTCTCGTTTCTGTACTGGGTTCTTGTTATCTCCGTTTTGAGTAAGCTATCCTCGTCCTTCTCCTGCATCTTTTAGCTTCGGTTAGGTGTTTAGTGTGGTTTGCAGTTTTGTTGGGCATTCATTTGAGGAGCTTTTTTGGTTGATTCATGTCCTGATTTGTGATTGGTTTGAGGAAGCGGTCAGAACAGCCATCTCTGTGAGGGATTCTGATTACAAGTAAAGATGATGATGCCGGATCTTAGATCAACGGTTGGTTTGAAGAATAATTGCCATTGTGGTTTGTTTGTGTCCTGCCTCAGTTTTGTTGCTGGTCTTGTGCGTATCTTTGTTACAAAGCCGCATGCATGGAATGGCTGAGGATCCGTCCAGCTATTGCCTTTCTCCCAGTCCTTGTCTCTTTGGTTCAGCCTATGGCGCTCGGTTCCTTTCTTAGCAGAAGTTTCGTGTTTAGTGTCTGGTTGGTGGTAGTCCTCAAAGATTTCAGTCATTGCTTTtacttggtgttcttggtgggTGTTAACTTCTTGGTCATGCTTCGGTCTTGTTATTGAGGTTGATGTTTCTTGAGAAGTTTTGCCTTGCTCCTTGTACTCGCCTTCATGATCTGTTTAGATATGATCGCTTTTTGAAGGATTCTAGCTAGACGTAATGGGACGCATCAGTCGTCGTCGTCGCATCTGGGAGTGTGTTTTGAGTCTCTATGATTTCCTATGAGTACTCTTTGCTTGCCGGGTTATGATGTCCTTGGTTCTCGAGAGATTGGCTCTCTTCATGATAGGAGGAGGTAGTTGTTATTACGGGTTGGCCGTGGGCAGCCGTGATAAATCACATGCGCTAGTGttttaaaagaagaagcttctctGTTATCTTGGTGCTAccatttttaaggtttttgccTAGTTACTTCTGTTTGTAGTCTAAGGAGTCGTCCTTTTTCAATTGGTTTGATAtttctgttttgtatttttagttcAGTCTATGGTTGTCTCCCTTTAATAGGGCTTAGCTTCCAGGGATTGTTCTTCTCCTCTGGCATCGACTCTGGAGATTTTTAGTTGTCCGCCGGCTTTAGTTTTCCCTTTTTTGGGCAGTTTGTAATTTTACCTTGGTTCCAAAAcaagttttaataaaattcaagatgacaaaaaaaaatatatataattatacatgtgtaagactttaaaaataccttttaaaatattatcaatacttataaaatatttggatCAAATTTTCGGAGTTATCATATAGAAAACCTTCTTAAAGCTTAGAATCTTATCATGACATATAGTTTAGATGGAGAGTAAAGAgacttttctaaaataaaaactgaaaaagccattttaaaaaaacatagcaCAAATGATAAATTTCCcatatttttttggggtttcataaaagaaatatgacaaAACTAACATCGGACACAACcactatttctttctttttgtcaacaaatgaCATCTAATTTATACTAGctttttctggtttttattacaaattaaactcaattggaagtgagaaaatgTTTTGACGTTTGAAAGCCAAAATCGAAATAAAAATTCATATCCAACCAATATAAAGGAAATCCAAAACACTTTAAAACCGTACCAAACATTTGTTGCACATTTATTTCAGCTGTTAAACCAGAACCAGCTAAACCGATTTACTCCATTAGCTAGGCTACGTTTATTATAGGCATAAATTCACATTTAACAGTACAGGCACGAGCACACACGTGTGGAAGGAGACAAGAGCGAAGAGGGTTAATGGGACCGGAATGAACAGTGAGACTACGTGTGAGAGAGTCCAAGGCACGAGGCATCGTGTTCTGCGAACGGCTCATCTTCTATCATGTGGGTGCCACTCTCTTTTGCCCACTATCTCGATATCTTCAAAATTTAGCAATTTCAAAGTCTTACCATTTTTCGTTAGATTTTTGTAGCTAGCTAGCTCGTCAGGAATCTTTAgacatttttgtaactttgtctTCTCACCTTAAAGAAGTCTGTCTACAAgaatttttgtacttttatataCTAGACTTGTATTAGGaaattgtttcacaaaaaaaatagcGAGCGAGTCTAaactttgaaattatttttttgatattttctttctaatttctacGGTTGGAGATTCATCTCACAAACTAGTAGTAtaaagaattttacaaaacatgGTAGGGTCGGCGTGCAATGTTACCtctattattgttttctattttacttcAAAAGAATTTTTGTGACTATCAAGTCTATCACAACTACacactaaataaaaaaactacacactaaataaaaaatactacaCAGCTAACCACTAGTAAATAAAGAATTCAACTTTacgtaaaacaaaaacaaaatgattcagATTCATAAAAACCCCATCAATTCTACTCATGATTAGCTGTAAACTCTAAGCACATATATACAATGTTTACAAACTGCAATAACATGTGAAAGTTGGGATCATAGTGGAGAAGGTGATGCAAATTATATGACATGTCACATGTGAAATAAATATTGCAATACTCAAATACACTAGATAAAAAAACCtgtcattaaaaaaacattatgtaagAAGCTAATAATTATTCACTTATTAATAATTCCTTTTGGATAATAAGACCCCCAGTCTTCTTTACCTTGTTTACCACCACCACTTTAGTTAGTCCTCCCCTCACTCTCCCACAACACCACTCACTCACAACCCTAAATCTCTCTGTGGCTCCTTCTTAAGCTCTCATCTCCCTCTCTCCAACTCACTTCTCACCAGAAGCTGAGTATGGATCTTCTCACACCTCTCGTCTTCCTCATCCTATTCTCACCCATTTCTCTCTCAGGTAACAACATTACATTACATTTATCAAGAAAACATAACATTACATTACAAAACCACATTCTCATTATTCtgttctcatgttctgtttttttttttcttttttcttgcagATGCTGGTTCCATCGGCGTAAACTACGGCCGTATCTCCGATGAACTACCCTCCGCATTCAAAGTAGTCCAGCTCCTTAAATCTCAAGGAATCAACAGAGTCAAGATCTTTGACGCAGACCCATCAGTTCTCAAAGCTTTATCCGGATCTGGTATAAAAGTCACAGTAGATGTCCCAAACGAGATACTCTTCTCCGCCGCAAAGAGAGCTTCCTTCGCCGCTTCGTGGGTCAAACGCAATGTAGCTGCTTACCATCCTTCAACACAGATAGAATCAATCGCTGTTGGTAACGAAGTCTTCGTTGATCCACACAACACCACAAACTACCTTATCCCTGCAATGAGAAACATCCACAAAGCTTTAGTCAGTTTCAACCTCCACTCCGACATTAAAATCTCCTCACCTCTTGCCTTGAGCGCTCTTCAAAACTCTTACCCTTCTTCCTCCGGATCTTTCCGACCAGAACTCGTTGACACTGTCATCAAACCAATGCTTGAATTCTTACGCGAGACTGGTTCAAGACTCATGATCAATGTCTACCCTTTCTTTGCTTACGAAGGAAACTCTGACGTCATTCCTTTAGACTACGCTTTACTCAGAGAGAATCCAGGAATGGTTGATGCAGGCAACGGTTTGAGGTACTTTAATCTATTCGACGCTCAGATCGACGCGGTCTTCGCAGCTATGTCGGCTTTAAAGTACGACGATATCGAGATCATTGTGACGGAAACTGGCTGGCCGTCGAAAGGAGACGAGAACGAAGTCGGAGCCACCATAGCAAACGCAGCGTCTTACAACGGAAACCTTATACGTCGGATCTTGACACGTGGTGGTACACCGTTACGTCCTAAAGCAGATCTAACGGTGTATCTCTTTGCTCTGTTCAACGAGAACAAGAAGCTAGGTCCAACGTCTGAGAGAAACTATGGTCTCTTCTTCCCTGATGAGAAGAAAGTTTACGACATCCCTTTCACTCTTGAAGGGCTTAAACATTACCGTGACGGTAGTCATACTCCGGTTACCGGAGATCACCAGGTCACGACGCCTCCTATGAGTGGTGGAGGAGGTGTCTCGAAGAGTTTGAATGGTCAGTCTTGGTGTGTAGCTAATGGTGACGCTGGTGAAGAGAGGTTACAAGGAGGTTTGGATTATGCTTGTGGTGAAGGTGGTGCTGATTGCCGTCCGATTCAACCTGGTGCTAACTGTTACAGTCCTGATACACTTGAGGCTCACGCTTCCTTTGCGTTTAATAGTTATTATCAGAAGAAGGGACGCGCCGGTGGGAGTTGTTACTTCGGCGGCGCCGCTTACGTCGTTAGCCAACCACCAAGTGAGTTTAAAtctcatatttctttttcttgctaGTTGCTAATTAGTGTGGCGTATGTTAGAGTAGGTTTGGGGCTTTCATGCTAACGTACGCCGATTAGGGTAGCGTATTTTTAGGGTAGTGTAGATGTGTGGTTTGATTATATTGATGTGTGGACGACAGAGGTCAAATGTTCCCACGTGAACATATAGACCACTAGTGTTTTAACTTGTCGTGGCTTTACGTCATCTTGGTGTTTAAAGAGAATcctatgatatttatttttagatattttaagtTTGATTTGTGAATCTAATCTTAAAAGAAGCTGATTGGTTTTGATTTAATGTGAATATGCAGAGTATGGAAGATGCGAGTTTCCGACAGGATACTAAGGAAGACGATTTAgagattaattatatatattcgtATCTTGATGTATTTTTGTTTGGCCGGAagtttttagttaatttttgtaacttctgactttttaaatgttttgttgttaataTCAACTGAGACGATGTTcttgatattaaatatttagGTAATGGAATTATTAATGTTGATGGTAAGCTGCAGAAGTCGAGAAATGTGTCTTTTTCGTAGTTACTATAATTAGAGCTTGATTGGAACCACATATAATATAAGCATTAGCATTATGCAACGTTAAGCTgattaatataacacatttattaatataacatatttagaGTTAAATGCTTGGGAAATATTTTAGATGATAGCATATAGAAAGAGAGCATATGAATGCATCTGCAGCTTGTAAATGCTCCCTTATATGCTCCATAATAAATATTGAgtggatgataaaattaaaaaagctttttCATATGCTTTTCCAAAGCTGTTGAGGATTCTATTAAGGAAAATAAAGTATCTGCTTGTGTCgaccaaaaagaaaacgaatatCTCTACTTGTAGGTCAGTCTTGTTTATTAGTGTTGGGCCATACAATGGTTATTTGGTtgcatgtcaaaaaaaaaagagttattggttgATGTTTtgatggagattttttttttaaccacacaataattttaaaaagtatatccTGATTGGTTGTctaagcagaaaaaaaaagaagagaatttacaaaattaagttttgaaTCTAGCGATTAGATTAGGAAGAGCAAAATGGATCTTGTTGCCGCTTTGGATTCACAAGGACAATCTTTGCTaatgacaacaaaaatatattctatcCAACACTTTTTATGAGAAAACAACGACAAAAATACTCGTTTAatgggaaaaagaagaaactcgtTTGCTAATGTCATTATAGAGACTTTATAAGAGACTAGGATTTAACCTGCAGTACACCGCAGaccaatatttttaattttaaaaatttaaaatttatattgtatttatttgttattttattattattttattaattttaaaaatataaaattttacaagtaTTTGATAAAAGTGAAAATACACTAGATTGACCCAAATTTGGGTAAAAATAACTCAATTGACATACTATAGCATCTTATTACTAGATTGAcacaatatttatgtaaaaagaccaaaaacccaaaaaaataataattaagttttattattagaaaaaacgaaaatttgaaaaaaaaaagaataaaaagaaaaagaaaaagaaaagaaaaatataatgtataaaataataagttaaaatatgatttttaaattttttatttgaaaatatgtttataaaaatattatatattaaaatatgattttcttaaaaaaaattcgaaaacatgttttataaaactataatgaaataaaatattatttaaaaatattattttaaaaatgtatctGTGTTgatgtttaaaatataattttcttcaaatttctagaaaaagaatatgataaaaaaatctgatatataaaattatgatttatcaaaaaaagatGTATAAAATATGACTTAAAACATATATCTATGTTAATGTATaagaatatgatatataaatagaaaatagagaaacaaTTAATGATTTTAATGGCGAATATGGCAACTAATCTAA
The Camelina sativa cultivar DH55 chromosome 15, Cs, whole genome shotgun sequence DNA segment above includes these coding regions:
- the LOC104747195 gene encoding glucan endo-1,3-beta-glucosidase 12; the encoded protein is MDLLTPLVFLILFSPISLSDAGSIGVNYGRISDELPSAFKVVQLLKSQGINRVKIFDADPSVLKALSGSGIKVTVDVPNEILFSAAKRASFAASWVKRNVAAYHPSTQIESIAVGNEVFVDPHNTTNYLIPAMRNIHKALVSFNLHSDIKISSPLALSALQNSYPSSSGSFRPELVDTVIKPMLEFLRETGSRLMINVYPFFAYEGNSDVIPLDYALLRENPGMVDAGNGLRYFNLFDAQIDAVFAAMSALKYDDIEIIVTETGWPSKGDENEVGATIANAASYNGNLIRRILTRGGTPLRPKADLTVYLFALFNENKKLGPTSERNYGLFFPDEKKVYDIPFTLEGLKHYRDGSHTPVTGDHQVTTPPMSGGGGVSKSLNGQSWCVANGDAGEERLQGGLDYACGEGGADCRPIQPGANCYSPDTLEAHASFAFNSYYQKKGRAGGSCYFGGAAYVVSQPPKYGRCEFPTGY